A segment of the Desulfobacterales bacterium genome:
GATGGAACAGAAAACCTGCACCATCCGGGTGACGAATAAAACATCCGGATTAAAGGGCGTTTTATTCTTTAATAACGGAGAGCTTTTTGACGCCCGCGTGCAGGATGCCAAAGGATTGCAGAGCGCTTATCAGATTCTTTCATGGAATAATGTCGCTTTGTCAATACAGGATACCTGCCCGGTCAAAACCAAACAAATAAACGATAATCTCCAGGCTATCCTTATGGATTCCATGCGTTTGAAAGACGAAGCGGCAGAATCAGACGGCTCTCAGCCGGAAAATCCGCCCCCCCATTACGCAAGCATGAAGGAGCCGGAACTGTCTCAATCACATGAAGTTTCACCTGCGGTCGCAATTCACAGCAAGCTGGATAAACTGGAAGGCGAAAAAAAATGGTTAAAGGAAATCTTATACGACAACAGTTGGGACAACTTGACAACGGAAGCCATCGCGCTGGGAAAATTCTTTAAAGCCGGCGATTTAAAGTCCTGCTATGTTAACACGGGCGCGGCCACCGACTACATCATCCTGCCGGCAGACAAGACGATTGTCGTTTCCGTCAACACCCAATGCCCCCA
Coding sequences within it:
- a CDS encoding response regulator, yielding MHKKVLIVDDDRILLSLTENKLKKHKDNFTVLTAEDGLQAVSILKENHISLVVTDLHMPHMDGFALLAHLSEHYPDIPVVILTAYSSPNSKKSAIEGGAAEYLEKPFVMEELTQKIITRLAKESEGGILQTVPLEMFLQLVEMEQKTCTIRVTNKTSGLKGVLFFNNGELFDARVQDAKGLQSAYQILSWNNVALSIQDTCPVKTKQINDNLQAILMDSMRLKDEAAESDGSQPENPPPHYASMKEPELSQSHEVSPAVAIHSKLDKLEGEKKWLKEILYDNSWDNLTTEAIALGKFFKAGDLKSCYVNTGAATDYIILPADKTIVVSVNTQCPHDKIIQVLSE